Proteins from one Hemiscyllium ocellatum isolate sHemOce1 chromosome 43, sHemOce1.pat.X.cur, whole genome shotgun sequence genomic window:
- the LOC132835058 gene encoding ferroptosis suppressor protein 1-like → MGARLSLDETDRVVIVGGGFGGIAAAKQLSYYRIPYTLIDIKHAFHHNMGALRASVQKGFAAKTFIPYHPTFKSNFKQGRVNDIDFEQQNVILESGEVIHYTYLILATGSTGPFPGKLIEPVSRETAIQMYEDLVKEIQKAENIVVVGGGLAGVELTAEIRTDYPDKEVTLIHSTYVLGDSEVLPSVRRGVKEILINKGAHLLLGQKVNNLSELTVNKVQKDTKVLTNKGQEIITDMVICCTGIKINSSSYANALKDKLNENDAILVDENLNVKGMKTVFAIGDCANVNEHKSAYTAEFQALACVKNIVHGLKHEPMEPYKPGAPYMLVTMGRNDGVGQMCGCNVGRLIVTYVKSKDLLVKTSWKKMGQRMPH, encoded by the exons ATGGGAGCAAGATTATCTCTCGATGAAACTGACCGTGTTGTCATTGTTGGTGGTGGTTTTGGAGGGATTGCTGCAGCAAAGCAATTATCATACTATAGGATCCCTTACACATTGATCGACATAAAGCATGCTTTCCATCATAACATGGGAGCTCTTAGAGCATCAGTACAGAAAG GATTTGCAGCAAAAACATTCATACCATATCATCCAACATTCAAAAGCAACTTCAAACAAGGAAGAGTCAATGATATTGATTTTGAACAACAGAATGTCATTTTGGAGAGTGGGGAG GTCATTCATTACACTTACCTTATCCTGGCAACTGGTAGCACAGGCCCATTTCCTGGAAAATTAATTGAGCCAGTTAgtagggaaactgccatccagaTGTATGAAGATTTAGTGAAAGAG aTTCAGAAAGCTGAAAATATTGTGGTGGTTGGAGGTGGACTTGCTGGTGTCGAGTTGACTGCAGAAATCAGAACGGACTACCCTGATAAAGAG GTAACCTTGATTCATTCAACTTATGTTCTGGGTGATTCTGAGGTTTTACCGAGCGTAAGACGTGGAGTTAAGGAAATTCTTATCAATAAAGGGGCTCACCTTCTACTAG GGCAGAAAGTCAATAACCTGTCTGAACTAACTGTGAACAAGGTGCAGAAAGACACAAAAGTGCTGACTAATAAAGGTCAAGAGATTATAACAGATATGGTCATCTGTTGTACCGGGATAAAGATTAATTCCTCCTCATATGCCAATGCCCTCA AAGATaaactcaatgaaaatgatgCAATACTGGTTGATGAAAATCTGAATGTGAAGGGAATGAAGACTGTTTTTGCAATAGGGGACTGTGCAAATGTGAACGAGCATAAGTCTGCCTATACTGCTGAATTCCAAGCACTTGCATGTGTGAAAAATATTGTTCATGGCCTTAAACATGAACCTATGGAACCGTACAAACCAG GTGCTCCTTACATGTTAGTGACGATGGGCCGAAATGATGGTGTTGGCCAGATGTGTGGTTGCAATGTTGGGAGGTTAATCGTAACTTACGTCAAAAGCAAGGACCTACTGGTTAAGACAAGCTGGAAGAAAATGGGTCAACGGATGCCACACTGA